TTGGTTGGTCGCTGTGCCCTCTAAGCTGTAGCTCACGTCTTGATTGTTCGGGTCAGTCGCTTTGGCCGTAATACCCACTTGGGTACCCGCTGGCGCGTTCTCTGAAATCTTGCCATCGAAACCGTCGATGTCGTTGACTTCACCAACTGGTAAATTGACCCTAATTGAGAACGTTGCAGTTGAAGTTGAACCGTCGGACGATGTCGCCATCACATTAATATCAATCGTTGTCTCATCAGGAGCAAAATTTTCTTTTACGGTCACGATTCCTGACTGACTATCAATCCTGAATTGATTGTTGCTTTGTCCAAATAAGCTATAAGTTACGATGTCACCATCGTCTGGGTCTTTAGCGAATGCTTGCACTCCAATTTCACTGTCAGCAGGAGCATCGTAATTAATAGTTAAATCTCTATTATCAAGATCACTAATTAGCCCAATAGCATTGTCAGTATCACCACCTGAGCCACCAATACCTTCGTTATTATTGCCGACATTAATCACAAAGGTTTCTTGACTTGTTGAACCGTCAGCCGACGTTGCAATCACTTTAATAGCATGTGATGGGGCCGTTTCGTAGTCTAGGTTACCAATTAAGGTAATAACCCCTTTTGTTTCATCAATGGCAAACAAGGCTTGTGATTCTGGGGCGAGTGAATACGTGACAGCGTCGCCATCTTCATCTTCTGCAAATGCTTTAATGCCAATTTCTGTACCAGCAGTGGCATTCTCTGAGACTTTATCGTTGATTGGGTCAAGATCAGTGATCGCACCAACTGCGTTATCTGTATCACCTTGTGAGCCTTCACCACCACGACCATCGTCGTTGTCACCTACTTCGATGGTGAATGTTTCAGCAGAGCTTGAACCATCATTTGAGCGTGCAATAACTGTTATGTCGTGACTTTCATTCGCTTCAAAGTTCAAATTACCTTTGAGAGTAACAACACCTGAAGTTGCATCGATTTCAAATAGACCATCAGCGATGTCTTGCTCAGATAAGCTGTAAGTAACAACGTCGCCCAAATCGGCGTCAGTCGCTTTTGCCGTGATACCAATTTCGGTACCCGCCGGCGCATTTTCTGAGATTTTGCTCTCGCGCGAATCTGTATCGCTAATTGGACCTACCGCATTATCAGTATCACCACCGCCATCACCGCCAGCATTATTCCCTACCGCAATACTAAAGCTTTCTGTTGAGGTTGATCCATCCGTTGAGGTTGCTATTACAGTAATAGTGTGGGATTGCGCTGTTTCAAAATCAAGGTTACCGTCTACGCGCACAACGCCTGTTTTTTCATCAATGCTAAACAGCTCGTTATCACCGCCAGCTTCTAATGCATAAGTGACGCTATCAGACACATCATCGTCTTCAGCAAAAGCTGTGATGCCAACAATATCTCCTTGCTCGGCATTTTCTGACACGCTGTTAATCGCATCATCAGTATCACTAATCGCTCCCACTGAGCGATCTAAGTCAAACCCTTCATCTTCTACGGCAATGGTATAGACTGCTGTACTGGTTGTTCCGTCCGTTGACTCGGCAATAACTGTAATATCATGGGATGGAGTAGTTTCAAAATCAAGATTGCCTTTAACAGTCACTAAGCCTGATTCAGTGTCAATATCAAACAAGCCATCGGCAACATCAGAGGCTGATAAACGATAGGTTACCGTATCGCCATCTTCGTCTTCAGCAAAGGCAATAAGCCCTACTGCAGAGCCTTGCGGCGCATTTTCTGATACTGTATTCGCGCCATTGTCTTTATCAATGAGCACGCCTAAGCCGTGATCTTTATCGCCGGTTTCAGTGCCACCGCCAATGCCATCGTTGTTATCACCAACCTCAATTACAAAGTCTTTTTGACTTGTCGAGCCATCGCTCGATGTAGCGATAACTTCAATGGTATGACTTTGTTTCGTTTCAAAGTCAAGATTCCCCGTTAGCGTGATAACACCAGTCGTTGGATCGATGTCAAACATCGCTGCATCTGCATATTTATCAGACAAGCTGTAAGTAACAACATCACCATCGTCATCTTTGGCAAATGCCGTAATACCAACTTTTTCGCCAATGCTTAGATTCTCTGATACTTTGCCTTCAAGCACGGTATCAACATCTGTAATATCACCCACCGCATTGTCTTTATCACCCGGCTCAGCACCACCGCCAATGCCTTCGTTATTATCGCCAACGGCAATAGTAAAGGTTTTCGTCGACGTCGAGCCATCAGTTGACGAGGCAATAACCGTCACTTCATGTGATTGAGCTGTTTCATAATCTAAATCACCGATAAGACGGATTATCCCTGTGCTACTGTCTATCGCAAACAGCCCAGTAAGCTCGTCTGCTGCCGATAGGTCATAGCTAATCGTATCTTCATCGTCACCATCGGTGGCTTTAGCGGTGATACCTACAAGCGAACCAATAGGCGCATTTTCTGAAATCGGGCGTACTTCTGGGTCAATATCAGTAATATCACTGATAAGGTTATCTTTATCACCGGTCTCCGTGCCGCCGCCAATACCTTCATTGTTGTTACCAACGTTGATCACGAACTCTTCGGTCGCAGTTGAACCATCAACTGATTTCGCGGTAATTGAAATGGTGTATTCGTTCTTAGTTTCAAAATCGAGGTCACTAATGACTGTCACAACACCGGTATTGCTATCAATCGCAAATATACCATCGGCAATATCGGCATCTGATAGGTGATAGGTGATATCATCGCCGTCTTTATCTTCAGCCAGTGCGGTAATGCCTACTTGGGTATTAACAGGCGCGTTTTCTGAAACGATGTTCTCACGCGCATCGTTATCACGCAGCATTTCTACCGTGTTATCGGTATCCCCCGTTGAACCTTCACCACCGTAACCATTGTGGTTATCAGCCACATTAATCACGAAGTTTTCACTGCTTGATGAGCCGTCAACAGAGCGAGCAATCACAGTCACGATATGACTTTCGGCAGTTTCAAAATCTAAATTGCCATCGACGGTAATAACACCGCTTGTCGCATCAATGGCAAATAGACCAGCTGCCATATCGCTATCTGATAAATGATAAGTAACGGCATCACCATCTTCATCAATCGCTTTTGCGATAATGCCAACCGCGGTGCCTATAGAAGCGTTCTCTGACACAGGACCATTGTCATCTAGATTTATATCGGTAACAGAGCCAACCGCATGATCGGTATCCCCTGTTGAGCCTTCACCGCCGCGGCCATCTTCGTTGTTGCCAACGTCAATAGTAAAGCTTTGAGTTGATGATGAGCCATCGTTTGAGCGCGCAATCACGGTAATGCTGTGTGATTCAGCTGTTTCAAAGTCTAAATCACCGATAAGCGTTACCACACCGCTGGTGCTATCAATGCTAAAGAGTCCGGCATCAATATCTGCTGCCGATAAGCTATAAGTCACCACATCACCATCATCGCTATCGATGGCATTAGCTTTAATGCCTACCTCCGTGCCTGCTGGCGCATTTTCTGAAACCTTACTCTCACGGCTATCGATATCACTAATCACGCCAATGGCGTTATCGGTATCACCGCCATTATCACCACCTAAATTATTCTCAACGTTGATGGTAAAGGTTTCAGATGAGGTTGAGCCATCATCAGAGCGTGCAATCACTGTAATGGCATGAGAAGTTGCTGTTTCATAGTCAAGATTACCAGCCACTGTTACTAAGCCAGTTGTGCTATCAATGGCAAAGAGCCCTGCATCGATATCTGTTTGTGACAGGCTATAAGTGACGGTATCTGAGGTATCTTCATCTTTGGCGAAGGCTGTAACACCTACAATATCGCCGATATCAGCGTTTTCACTGACTTTATTAGCGCTATCGTCCGTATCACTTAACGGACTAACGGCGCGGTCTTTATCACCGCTTTCGGCATCTGTGACATTAATAGTAAAGCTATCACTGCTGGTTGAACCATCAGTCGAAGTCGCTATCACAGTCACTGTATGTGATGCCGCAGTTTCAAAATCAAGGTTACCAGCAATAGTGACAATGCCTGATTCACTGTCGATGGTAAAGAGACCTGCATCGATATCCGCTTGCGATAAGGCGTAGGTTACAGAGTCTTCAGTATCCGCATCTGTTGCTAATGCAGTAATACCAACCGTTGTGCCGACTTCATCATTTTCTGACACACTATTATCGCGATTGTCTTTATCGCTTAAAATACTAATAGCGTTATCTTTATCGCCACCTTGGCCGCCACCACCAATACCTTCGTTATTATTACCAACGTCAATACTAAAGGTCTTTTGACTGGTTGAGCCATCTTCTGATGTGGCAATCACTTCAATGCTATGAGTAGTGGCCGTTTCAAAGTCTAAATTACCTTTTAAAGTAATCACGCCGCTATCACCATCGATAGCAAACAGCCCCTTCGCCGCCTCAGAAGCGGACAAGCTATAAGTCACCTTGTCGCCATCGGCATCAACCGCTTTGGCTGTGATGCCTATCTCAGTGCCAATGTTCGCATTTTCAGAGACTTTATCGTTAACTGGATTATCATCAGTAATTGGCCCAATCGCGTTATCGGTATCGCCGCCACTACTACCGCCACCAAGACCAGTGTCGTTATCACCAACGTTAATGGTAAATGTTGTGGTTGACGTTGAACCATCTGTTGACGAGGCAATCACCACAACATCGTGTAATGGTGCACTCTCAAAATCTAAATCACCAATTAGGCGGATCACGCCTGTATCACTATCAATGGCAAAGATACCCGCAAGTTGATCGGCTGGTGATAGCGCATAGCTAATGGCATCACCATCGGCATCGGTTGCTTTGGCTGTAATGCCAACTAACGTACCTGTTGATGCATTCTCTGAGATTGGGCGGTTTTCTGGATCTGCATCGGTAATGTCGCTGATAAGATTATCTTTATCGCCTGTTTCACTGCCGCCGCCAATGCCTTCATTGTTGTCTCCAACTTTGATAACAAAATCTTCGGTCGCCGTTGAGCCATCAGTAGATTTAGCAATAATCGAGATGCTGTATTCATCTTGCGTTTCATGATCAAGCTCACCAATAGCCGTTACCACACCTGTGTGGCTGTCAATGGCAAACACACCATCGGCGATATCTTTATCCGATAGGTGGTAAGTTATATCATCGCCGTCTTTATCTTCGGCAAGCGCTGTAATACCAACTTCGGTGTTAACTGGCGCATTTTCTGAAATGATATTTTCGCGGGCGTCGTTATCACGTAGCATTTCAACCGCATGGTCGGTATCACCACCGCCGCCATTGCCATCATCGTTATCACCAACTGCAATGATAAATTCTTTTTGCGACGTTGAACCATCCGTTGAAGTCGCTATAACCGTAATAGTGTGCTGCTGAGCAGTTTCAAAATTCAAATTTCCAGCTAGCGTTACAACACCAGATGTTTCGTTGATAGTAAACAGCTCGTTATCACCACCTGTTGCAAGGTTATAGGTTACACTATCACCATCAGGATCTTCGGCAAACGCCGTAATTCCAACTAAAGTGCCTGCATTAGCATTTTCAGAAACAGGACCATCAGTGGCGTTGTTAATGTCAATAATCTCACCAAGAGGACGATCTTTATCGCCAGTTTCTTCACCGCCACCAAGACCTGCTTTATTGTCACCGACACGGATGGTAAAAGTCTGTGTCGAAGAGCTATCATCTGCTGACTTCGCAATGATGGTAATATCGTGGCTTTGTTGAGTTTCGTAGTCTAGGTTGCCAGTAAGCGTCACTTTGCCCGAATTTTTATCGATGGCAAATAGACCAGCATCAATATCAGCTTGCGATAATGCGTAAGTAACAGCATCGCCATCTTTATCAGTAGCAAAAGCTGTAATGCCAACATAAGTACCAACTTCAGCATTTTCAGACACTAAGCTGCTGATCTCTTGGTCATTATCAACAACATCGCTCACTGCATTGTCAGTATCACCTTTAGTGCCTTCACCGCCAGCACCAAACTGATTGTTACCAACATTAATCGTAAATGTATTGCTTGATGTTGTGTTATCTGGCGACGTTGCGATTATTGTGATGTCGTGTGTTTTATTTGTTTCATAATCAAGGTTTCCAATCAGGGTTACGACACCAGAACCAGCATCGATGGTAAAAAGTCCTTTTGCTAAATCTGCTGGCGACAGCTTATAGGTAACACTACCCGTTGAATCTTCATCTATCGCTTTAGCAGTGATTCCAACGGCTGTTCCAATAGGTGCATTTTCAGAAACGAAATTTGAAATTTGATTACCATCTTCATCTGGATGGGTTGAAGTATCTTCGTCGATAACTTCGCCAATGGCCTTACTACCAACAGTAATAGTAAAGCTCTGCGTGCTGGTTGAACCATCGCTACTCGTAGCGACCACTTGTGCAATATGTTCATCACCTTGATTACCAAGGTTACTAATATCACCTAGATAAATTTTCCCATCGTTGCTATCGATAGTTAAAAGTCCATCTAAGTCATCTAATAATTGATAAGTTACTTTGTCTTCATCTAAGTCATCTGCAAATACTTGGATTTGTGTGTAAGTACCTGAATTACTGTCACTAGCTACAATGTTTTTATCACCGTCAATATCCGTCGCTTCTCCGATGGAATTTAATGTCGGATGCTTAACAATGG
This DNA window, taken from Psychrobium sp. MM17-31, encodes the following:
- a CDS encoding cadherin repeat domain-containing protein, giving the protein MSNFVIPQNAMIISVEKSAVNEATEQAIKVGDVLDSGTVLVLYPDTHFTLIYLDGTQETIKPDSALRLDARNDNQVEVDTQLESLSLTAQDYEILDKAIEEETAAGNTVLANNVGRYLDSLRDNTVIENDESEIAQGSDFESIAQETLNHDALTFSVIQKSYEPKLTVNNMDLLVTNGQIVVSGDVENFRPGSTIEIDFLDDFFGGDTFDNIEIKADGTFSHTFEKTDLINVEQGGIYLTVSVIDNGTSVASKAKETYLDFEAPNKPVVSLVQDTSSDGILNAEELAEQTHIKFLVDLDGTDAQSGDFLEINGQKFTLTRRDINANELTVELPQAVAQGVVATNIVLVDAQGNRSDLADLKSVTVDTIAPDQAVVDLGKAQNGLSLEEATNGLNISVRLPDDAEIGDSVNLSVKLPNNEILPFITTISQQELNAGTIEFPIQADLLLQHEGDIEVVATVVDIAGNQSQPSELVSFNADYSIGQSPTIEVSEAIINGISASESLADVKVKVTVGDGVEVGDSIKITVENNGQKESLIYPIVSEVTSGQKIEVSLSPTYFPLEGRYQVSATLNDEVGNESAQSNILVLSVDRQAPELPQVIIAEFDNFGVNQQELEDGVTTKIVLAADTQPGDKLTLTLTDPNGIKVGEVNYVVKETDNAGDVIELDLLKQLFESQGRYLLTTTIEDKAGNISAPDDDIVINVDTLGPGREKGVGGTDLAPVITLIETDELTGDRYINRDDFDSIVNGQNIPLRVDLPQGTNFGDYLRVNLNPTEGGSEIVVEFNIGQSDIVNGFVTVDLGINALTELTKDGDYDISAIVIDRLGNESIPSPLVNFTFDINAPTVAQFSIIDDASDSDISLNNGDYSNDPLPLINGEGAEKGASIEIFDKNGESIAVVPVNDDGSWQYQFIDSLSEGEHRFSTIQTDAAGNVGPKSESFTLNIDLTPPGQNGGENGEVDSSGNYIRFQQDDEYINDSEASSVNLIGFIESNATLNSITISDGVNADLTLPASNISIVDGVIRVSSVDLSGFADGTLTVTMDVTDQARNQGSVSDTIVKHPTLNSIGEATDIDGDKNIVASDSNSGTYTQIQVFADDLDEDKVTYQLLDDLDGLLTIDSNDGKIYLGDISNLGNQGDEHIAQVVATSSDGSTSTQSFTITVGSKAIGEVIDEDTSTHPDEDGNQISNFVSENAPIGTAVGITAKAIDEDSTGSVTYKLSPADLAKGLFTIDAGSGVVTLIGNLDYETNKTHDITIIATSPDNTTSSNTFTINVGNNQFGAGGEGTKGDTDNAVSDVVDNDQEISSLVSENAEVGTYVGITAFATDKDGDAVTYALSQADIDAGLFAIDKNSGKVTLTGNLDYETQQSHDITIIAKSADDSSSTQTFTIRVGDNKAGLGGGEETGDKDRPLGEIIDINNATDGPVSENANAGTLVGITAFAEDPDGDSVTYNLATGGDNELFTINETSGVVTLAGNLNFETAQQHTITVIATSTDGSTSQKEFIIAVGDNDDGNGGGGDTDHAVEMLRDNDARENIISENAPVNTEVGITALAEDKDGDDITYHLSDKDIADGVFAIDSHTGVVTAIGELDHETQDEYSISIIAKSTDGSTATEDFVIKVGDNNEGIGGGSETGDKDNLISDITDADPENRPISENASTGTLVGITAKATDADGDAISYALSPADQLAGIFAIDSDTGVIRLIGDLDFESAPLHDVVVIASSTDGSTSTTTFTINVGDNDTGLGGGSSGGDTDNAIGPITDDNPVNDKVSENANIGTEIGITAKAVDADGDKVTYSLSASEAAKGLFAIDGDSGVITLKGNLDFETATTHSIEVIATSEDGSTSQKTFSIDVGNNNEGIGGGGQGGDKDNAISILSDKDNRDNSVSENDEVGTTVGITALATDADTEDSVTYALSQADIDAGLFTIDSESGIVTIAGNLDFETAASHTVTVIATSTDGSTSSDSFTINVTDAESGDKDRAVSPLSDTDDSANKVSENADIGDIVGVTAFAKDEDTSDTVTYSLSQTDIDAGLFAIDSTTGLVTVAGNLDYETATSHAITVIARSDDGSTSSETFTINVENNLGGDNGGDTDNAIGVISDIDSRESKVSENAPAGTEVGIKANAIDSDDGDVVTYSLSAADIDAGLFSIDSTSGVVTLIGDLDFETAESHSITVIARSNDGSSSTQSFTIDVGNNEDGRGGEGSTGDTDHAVGSVTDINLDDNGPVSENASIGTAVGIIAKAIDEDGDAVTYHLSDSDMAAGLFAIDATSGVITVDGNLDFETAESHIVTVIARSVDGSSSSENFVINVADNHNGYGGEGSTGDTDNTVEMLRDNDARENIVSENAPVNTQVGITALAEDKDGDDITYHLSDADIADGIFAIDSNTGVVTVISDLDFETKNEYTISITAKSVDGSTATEEFVINVGNNNEGIGGGTETGDKDNLISDITDIDPEVRPISENAPIGSLVGITAKATDGDDEDTISYDLSAADELTGLFAIDSSTGIIRLIGDLDYETAQSHEVTVIASSTDGSTSTKTFTIAVGDNNEGIGGGAEPGDKDNAVGDITDVDTVLEGKVSENLSIGEKVGITAFAKDDDGDVVTYSLSDKYADAAMFDIDPTTGVITLTGNLDFETKQSHTIEVIATSSDGSTSQKDFVIEVGDNNDGIGGGTETGDKDHGLGVLIDKDNGANTVSENAPQGSAVGLIAFAEDEDGDTVTYRLSASDVADGLFDIDTESGLVTVKGNLDFETTPSHDITVIAESTDGTTSTAVYTIAVEDEGFDLDRSVGAISDTDDAINSVSENAEQGDIVGITAFAEDDDVSDSVTYALEAGGDNELFSIDEKTGVVRVDGNLDFETAQSHTITVIATSTDGSTSTESFSIAVGNNAGGDGGGDTDNAVGPISDTDSRESKISENAPAGTEIGITAKATDADLGDVVTYSLSEQDIADGLFEIDATSGVVTLKGNLNFEANESHDITVIARSNDGSSSAETFTIEVGDNDDGRGGEGSQGDTDNAVGAITDLDPINDKVSENATAGTEIGIKAFAEDEDGDAVTYSLAPESQALFAIDETKGVITLIGNLDYETAPSHAIKVIATSADGSTSQETFVINVGNNNEGIGGSGGDTDNAIGLISDLDNRDLTINYDAPADSEIGVQAFAKDPDDGDIVTYSLFGQSNNQFRIDSQSGIVTVKENFAPDETTIDINVMATSSDGSTSTATFSIRVNLPVGEVNDIDGFDGKISENAPAGTQVGITAKATDPNNQDVSYSLEGTATNQ